In Dasypus novemcinctus isolate mDasNov1 chromosome 8, mDasNov1.1.hap2, whole genome shotgun sequence, the genomic stretch ATGAGGAGGGGAGGGTGGTCCCTAGTCCCAGAGGAGGAGGGTGGAGACAGATGCCGGGGGGAGGAAGGCCAAATCCCTGCCATGGAAGGTCTGGGATGGCGATTATTGCCTACCCCCTCCTGCTGCTTGCAGGGCTCCATCCAGGATGGGGAACTAGATTCCAGCAGCAACTGGCAGTTGGACCCCACGGAGCTGGCCAGCAAGTTCACGTCTCGCACCAAAGCCCTGGTCCTCAACACGCCCAACAACCCCCTGGGAAAGGTACCTGAGAGAAGCTTCTTTCTGGAACCCTTGCAGACTGGGTTCTCCCATCTCTTTTACTGATTGACTgcctctgggcctcaatttcttcCATCTATCAAGTGGGATGGCTGCATTCAATGAGGACAGGCTGCCAGAAGTCCCAGGGTCAGGTCCCAGGGGTAGGTTTCAGGACCACAGATCGAGAAATGGGTTAGGTGCCTCCATCACTTCCCAGTGACCTTGGGGCAGTGACTGCCTCTCAAtgtgtttcctcatctggaaagtgAAAACATGTCAGCGCCAACCTCACACAGTTGGTGTTGCCATGATTCAATGGAATAATGCAAGTAAGACTTTAGTCCTAGCTTTGGGCACAAcctttaacctctctgagcagctccccaccccccactgagGTTGGCGGGGAGGGTCCCTGCTACAGGCCTGTGCCCTCCTTGAGTCCTGCAGGTCTTCTCCAAGGCAGAACTGGAGCTGGTGGCCAGCCTGTGCCGGCAGCATGACGTGTTGTGCATCAGCGACGAGGTCTACCAGTGGCTGGTCTTCGACGGGAGCCAGCACATCAGCATCGGTGAGCGGCGCCAAGCCAGGCCCCCGGCCCAGGATGTTTGTTCCGGCCAGGCCTGTTTCACCAGAGGGAGGACCGTGAACCCAATATGGGAGGCAGCGCAGGCCTGGCAATTGGGAGCGAGGGGTCTGGAGCCACACGGTTGTGTAACCTGGGGCAGTGACTTCCCGTCTCTGAAAACAGGATCACAGTAGCACCTGCCTCCTGGGTAGTTGTGAGGATGAGATGAGATAAGTCCTGTAAATACTTAGCACATTTGTTGTCCAGGGTGTTGAGGGCCTATGTGTGCCCCCTGGAGCCCAGGCTaccaccccttccctgccccccatcccCTTCTCAGCCCCTCTTCTCTTTGGCCTTGGGCAGCCTGCCTCCCTGACATGTGGGAAAGGACCCTAACCATCGGTAGTGCTGGCAAGACCTTCAGTGCCACCGGCTGGAAGGTGAGTGGGTCAAGGTACGGCCACGGGCTTCGGCCGGCGAGGTGGGTCTGGGAATTAAGGAAGGGTTTGGCCAGGCCCTAGAGGCCCTCACCTGCTACCTGTGATCCTGGTCCAGGTGGGCTGGGTCCTGGGCCCAGATAATCTCATGAAGCACCTGCGGACCGTGCACCAGAACTCTGTCTTTCACTGTCCCACGCAGTGCCAGGTGAGCAGGGGCAGGGGACCCCACTGATGTAGGGGAGAAGCTACGAAAGAGCCCAGGCTGGCCCCGGAGCCAGGTCACACCTGACATATGTTTGTCCACGTCCACCCCACCGCCCCCCAGGCTGCAGTAGCCCAGAGCTTCAAGCGGGAGCAGCTGCACTTCGGCCAACCGAGCAGCTACTTTGTGCAGCTCCCACAGGCCAGTCAGCGCAACCGTGACCACATGATACGCAGCCTGCAGTCAGTGGGCCTGAGACCTGTGATCCCCCAGGGCAGCTACTTCCTCATGGCAGACATCTCAGACTTCAGTGAGTGAGACTGGCCGGGCCGAGCAGGGTAAGGGGGCTGGAGACTGCCCAAGGCTCAGCATGGCCTCTGTCCCCCAGAGAGCAAGATGCCCAATTTGCCTGGTGCCGCAGATGAGCCTTATGACAGACGTTTTGTCAAGTGGATGATCAAGAACAAGGTGAGCTGAGCCACTGCGAGAATCACTGTGTAGGGTTTTACAGGTTGTGCACTGCTCAAGGGTGCCTGGCCAAGGAACTGATGGGCCAAAATCCAGCCCAGCCACTGCCATGAGCCCTGGTGCAGGGTTCCATCCACTTCAAGGAAAGGGAGCCTGTTTCTAATTTTCACCAAAATGCCATGTGGGCTGGCAGGAGTTCCTGCCCTTCCCTGTGCCTCACTGTTCTCGTCTGTACAGCGGGGAATTGGCCCATGGTCTCTGAGGCCCCTCCAGCCCCACTCTCTGAGTATGAGGCTTCTTTCTTCTCTGGCTCTGCCCTGACCTGCCAGAGAGGGACCATTCCCTCTCTCAGCCTCCATTTCCCCTCCCTATGAAGAGGAACATAGAAGGATGCTCTGGAGTTTTTTCCTCTGACCTTGGGCTGGAAGTGATCATTGGAACTAACTTTCCTTCCCCTACCCCATCATGGGGACTTCTTTGTCCCCCTGGTCCCCAGGCCTGCTGGGCCCTGCGGCACTGTTGAGATGCGGGCTCTCTCTTCCCCAGGGCTTGATGGCCATCCCAGCCTCCATCTTCTACAGTGTGCCGCATCAGAAGCACTTTGACTATTATATCCGCTTCTGTTTTATGAAGGTAAAGGGCGGGGATGGGAGAAGGAAGGCTTCCCCAAGCTCCCCCAGGCCCCCTGGGACTGGGAACATGGGGAGAGGGGTACGAAGGAACTGTGTTGGTGCAGGATGAATCCACGCTGCAGGCCATGGACCAGAAGCTGCAGGAGTGGAAGGCTGAACTCAGGCCCTGAAGTCGACACTTGGCCCTGCCCCGTCTGGTCCCTGCATGCCCTGCAGAGGTCTGTCTGCCTTTGTCTAGGTTTCAGCCATTCCCAGGTTGGGGACAGCTGGTGGTACTGGCGTACTGGGAGATCCCTTCCCTGTGAAATGGAATACCCCCAGGGAAGAGTCCTTTGGGTCTTGGGTCTTGAGGGACCAGGAGTTCCCCTCTCACAGTTCTTCTGCCTCTGAAGCTTCTCCCTGCCCATCCCTAGATCAGGCTGCCAGCAGGGTTCCCTCTGGCCTCCCCAGACTCAGAGGATAGTCCAGCAACGCATTAGATCTCGAGGCCCAGCCCTGTTCTCAGCCCTGCACAGGCTCCAGCTGGAGCACAGGCattcctgcccctgccctgcctttCCTTCTCTAACATTTACATCAGGGTGTTGCCTTTAAGCTCCTCAAATCAGTATTCTTTGCCCACAATAAAGCTGTGttttttttgaggaaaaataaatacatacaaagatgcagtttcagtcatttttttccaGACATTTTGATTAActtaaaagaaacacaaaactgAAATCTACTCACAGTCTCAGTATGGAAATTTCAAGGGTCCTTGTTTGGTAGGATAGATTGCTCTTCTGTATTTATAACTTGTGCACTTTTTATTTGACTTCAAAGCACTAATAGTCATACAAATACTTAAGCAAAAAAGTTATTTAAGAATCTACACTGTATGCCAAACCGGGACTGGCTACTAAGAAAAGCAGGCTGTCAGTGTTTGCTAAAAACTGAATCCTTAGAGTTGTATTTAGCTtatgaaaagaacaaagaacaatttaggtACCATAAATGTATTCAAAAGAGAAGATTACAGTAAAATactggtatctttttttttttttttttaattttatttttaaatgtctctccccttcccccgccccagttgtctgttcactgtgtccacctgctgtgtgttcttctgtgaccgcctccATCCCCACCAGCAGCgttgggaatccgtgtttctttttgttgcattatcctgctgtgtcagctcaccctgcgcgtggcgccactcctgggcaggctgcaccatccttcgcgctgggcggatctccctatggggcgcagtccttgcacatggggctcccctaggcggggacacccctgtgtggcacagcactccctgcacgctCCAGCCCCACgtatgagccagctccacacaggtcaaggaggcccgattCGAACCACAGaactcccaagtggtaggcggacgccccatccattgggccaagtccgcttcgcAAATACTGGTATCTTGGAGGCAAACTacagtttgatataatttttccatatattatttttaaatcaatgcttaaaaataaaactgggtGCTTCCTAACTACTTAAAACTAAGAGGGATCCTCAGATGGCGTCAAGGACAAGGGGTTAGGGACACTTACTAGTGTTGGGCATAGTGGCTGAGTGTGGTAGTgtagtgtgcgtgtgtgtgtagaGTCTAGGTTGTGTCTGACAGGGAAGACAGAGTCCCACAGGGCTTCGCCAACAGCACTGGTGAGGCCAGGAGAGCCCAGGGGAAGGAATGGGCTAATATTTATTGTGCAGTCCCTATGTGCCAGTCACTTAAATGTTTATCATTTCATTGAACAGTCACAACAACCCCATGAGACAGGAGTTAGCCCTATTTTACAAGTGAGAAAACCACTTTGGAAGTGAGGCGACTTACCCCGGGACATTCCAGTTTGTTGGGAGGGCGGTGCTAAGGGACTTGTCTTCAAGCCTAGCAAGTACATAGTTTTTGTTCATATCATATGTTTAATTAAGAGAGCTGATGGCAACTCTTCCATTCTTCCCTTTCCAAGCCACTCCTTGGTACTGCCACAATTCGGAAGTCAGGATTGTGAAACAAAATATCAGTTCAAAGGCCCTTTGCCACACTGTACATAGCCTGATGGTAAGAAAGCCCTCTGAGGGGCAAACCTGTAGATCTCTTGGGTGACACTACCCTGGTCAGAGTGCTCATGTCTCAGGAACCAGTCCAGAATCTCTGCCCATAGCTTAAATCTGTGACTCGACAGAAACTCAAATCTTAGACTGAGTAAGCTCAGCCTGCCTGAGATGGAAGATCTTCCTTTAGAAGGGTAAATAATTTTGCCTTCCATTCAGGTACAAAgggaaaataatgggaaaataaaGACAACCCTCAAGAAATTTGTTTTACAATCATTTTGATCAGCATGTATGTCTCTTACTAAGGTGTTTGAAATGTTTATGAGAACTAGCATATTAGACGTGtaattttaaattaagatattgatttatattaaatttattttaagaagttttaggcTGGTCTATATTTAAGTGAGTGGTTATCTGATTAAAATCTCTCTCCTCTACTAGGTTGTAAGTTCCAGACCAGTGTCTGCCTTGGTTTACTCTCCTGTCTCTGGGAGGTTAATACAGGGAGTGCCTGGTTCAAAATAGGtgctgctcaataaatatttgctggttGAATTAATTAATATTGAAACTTAAAtttgctaatttatttattttattaacaactttatttcaaattcacaaaaataaaataacaggaaagGCAGTTCAACAAGTTagggaaacattactcctaaaaagtgcTTTTTTAGGCACGTTTATCTCATAATTCCACctgctaactcagttgtttctctagtattcagaaagatacacacatgaacacagattagttaaatgacatagtcaagttcttatgaatgaaagacaatgaaaaggaaaaaaagcttgATCGtcttcatatctcacaaaaccaaaccttTACCCTCGAATTAATatggatgtaaaaaaaaaaaaattaatatggcaccaactttgcttttgctacaataACAtcacaatgttgttgttaacttaGTCcttaaattacattagttatattttcctcacgtatcaccacattcttaccCTGGAGAAGAACATTCCTCAGTTGTTATTAACCACATCCTCATCttccaaaatcactgttatacattcccgaTATTACCCTTcaactgtcctccaactaacattgaTCTTCGAAGACTGGTCTCAGCCACAATCACACCCATAAACCAACAGTGTGGAGTCAGCCTCGTCCACGTGCACGTGCACGTGCACGTGCAGCCGCCCCGCGCCTGGGCTACGCCCACGGCACGCCAGGGGGCTCTCCAATTGGACGGCTGGGTGGGGGAGCGGCCGGAAGGGGTGGGGCCGATTGGCGGGGGCGTGACCGGCAGTGGGCTGTGGAACATGGCGGAGCGCGCTGGGAAGCGGCCCTGCGGCCCGGTAGGTAGCCAGAGGAGCGAGTCCTGGGCGGGGGCCAGAGAAGGAGGCGCGCGGGGGTCTGTGGTGGTCCGGCTTCCCTGCCACTGTGCTTCTCGCCAATCCGGGGCCGGAAGCCCTGAAGGTGCCTCATGCTTGTGCCACGTGCGCCCCAGCCCGGATGGGAACCAGGGCAGCCAGGGTTGGAGCTAGGGCAGGTACCGCGTCAAATAGTCCGTGGCTGGACCCCGCTGCGCTTTCTCCAGCGCGAGCCGGGTTTCGGGAGGTGGGCTCCTGCTCGCGACGGCCAGCCGTGGTTCATCGttctttcttttcctggctcCCAGGGCGGCAAGTCCTCTGAGTCCTTCTTTGCTTTTCTGTCCAGTGGGAACCCACTCACCAACTTAGTGCCACGTCCCAGGCACTGGGGAGCAGCAGGTCCTTGCTCTCCTGATGCCCTCTCCTGGCCAGCCCTGTGCAGGCCCTCCCTGGCTGCCATTTCGGGGAAGGAGACCCCCACCCAGGTGGGAACATCCAGCCTCACTCTCCTAATCCTCTTCCCACTCCTGCTCCAGGGTGAACACGGCCAAAGGGTGGAATGGCAGAAGTGGAAGCGACAGAGTAAGTGTGAGACTGGGGGTAAAGGCGATGGGGGCTGTGGGGGTGCCTGTGCTCACTCTTCCTGGAGACTGTTCCAGAAGTACATAGCTAAACCTTGGGAAAGCCACCAACTTTGTCCCCTCTTGGTCCCACAAGACCCAAAGTAGGGAGGAAGGGGCTATGCTGACTCTAGGGGAAGGGTGCTCCAAGCGGAGGAACAACCCAAGGCAAAAAAGCTTAGGGCATTCAGGGACCCACGAGGGTTCATATCTGGGTTGAACACAGGTTTGGCTGGGTGGATATGACAAAAGATAATGGAGAAAGGAGAAGGGGCAGACTCAGGGCCTGGTGCCCTTGGGTACAGAACAGAAGTGGTATAGGTGGGTGTCTAGGGGGTCTCTCTGGCTGTGGAAATAGCATGGGGGATCCAAGGCAGGGAGAAGGACAGACTTTCAAGAAATCAGAGTAGTAACTTGATGGAGTTGAGTGGTAAGAGGGGGGTTGCAGATGGGTGGGAGGCCTCACCTGGGCAGGAAGAGTGGCCCTGTGCACACATAGACATTCTGGTAGGTGCGGGTCAAGCTGCGGCTGTACTTTTCCAGGTGGTTCCAGGCATTCTGGTTGAGGTGGGGTACCTGTGAGGAGGGGCCTTAAATGGCATGAGGGGTGGgaccccttcccccctccctgggCTGCCTCAGTCCCTGAGGGGACTTAAGCATCAAGTGGGGAGAGATCTAGCTGGGGGCAAGCAAGAGCAGGAAAGTGAAGTTCACACTGGAGAGTCATGTCCCAAGATGACGTGGCCATGAGGGCAGAATCTGGGGAGGGCTGAGGATGCTACTAGCTCTTACCCTCACACCATCTAGAATGGGAGGATGAGCACCCCTAGATCTCAGCTTCAAAGAGGGAAGGGGCACATCTCCCCCATTAGGAGAAAGAAACTGAGGGGTTCACGGAAGGCCGCTCTCCCAACcacctctcctttccttccaatCGGAAGCACATGCAGAGCCTGGCTGGGAACTTTATGAATCTGCTGCCGACTCTAACGCTTAGCTAGCTCCCCAGACCGCATACAAGGTCTAATAAAATGCCGAGGGGGCTGTAGAAGTCAGGTCCAGAGCTTACACCCGGCTTCATCCAAAGCCCCACATCAATTCCCAGGCGCTGGGTGCCACGTGCTGTAAGGAGCGGGGCCATATGTTGGGTGCCTTGACTAGGGTGCACAGTAATCTGTACTAACAGTCCGCCTGCATGCCAGCTATCTTCCCATTTCCTCCTCCCAGGCAGGCAGTGTAGAACAATGGCTGAAAGCTCACACTCCCATAGAGGGCCTGGGTCCACCGCCCAAGGCCTGCTGTGCGACACTGAGCCAATCACTTTACCTTTCTGAGCTTCCGTTTTCTCAGTACAATTAACATACAGTGAATGCTTGCCAAGGGCCAGGAAGCGTGCTCAGTACCTTCACATGCTCTGTATCTTGAATCCCTCAACGCTACCGCAAGAAGGAATTACCCGTCTTACAGACGGGAAAACTGACGCCAGGAGGTGCCCAGGGGTCCACCGTGAATTCAAGCGCGCTGCAGGCAGAGCCGGTGCTGGGCGGGACACGCGGGCTCCGGggctccaccccccactcccagccGCCCTAGGGCGCGCGGTGCGTTCGGCCGGGTATTCTGGGGGAGCAAACCTCGGCTCGGGCGAGGCGCTACCTGGGGCGAGACGTTGCTCAGGTAGAAAGTGTCGTCCATGGCTTTTTGGCTCCAGCGGTGGTTGGCAGCGGCGGCGAGGTGGCCGCGGTCGAAGCCGCTGCCGCGGTAGTCGGCGTTGGTGGCGCGGTGGTACACGTGCACCGAGTCGTCCTCGCGAAAGTCGCAGGAGCGGCGGTCGCCGTCGCCGCGGAGCCGCTCGGGCCGCAGCTGCTCCACCACCCAGAGCGCGCCGCGGGTGCGCGGGTCGTAGCACAGCACGTACGACTCGCGGCTCTTGagctgcgccagccccggcagcCCGTACTTGGCCAGCTCCCCGGGGCCGGGCACGGCGGGCACCGAGGGCAGCTCGGCCGCCGCCACGGGCAGCACGGGCAGCCGGCCCAGGAGCCCCGGCGCCCCCCGcgcgcccgcccgccgcccccgccaGTGTTCCGCGGCCGCGCCCAGCCCCGCGCCCAGCGCCAGGGCCAGGCCGGCCCGCAGCGCCCGCATCTTCCCGGACGGCGGCGCGAGCGCGAAGGGCTGCGGGAACACGGCGGCCTCCGACTGCCGCGCCTGGAGGCACTTAAAGGGGCCCCGCCAGGCGCTTGGGCCGGGGCGGGTGGGCTGGGGGCGCGCGGGGACGTGGGGCCGGGGGGAGGTCCGTCCTTGCCCCTCACAAACTCTCAGAAGGCCTTAGGACTGGCAACGAGAAGAGCAGGATCGGCCCGGGTGGATTTCTCGGCGTCCTTTCTTTGCCCTTTCAAGACGAGTTGAGCGAGGCCCCGCCCGCTAGAGGTCGTGCTCGGCGGCCGCCAGGCCCAGCTCCGCCCGCCCTCCCCCACAGTCTCGCCGCGGGCCCTCCCTCTCCAAGGCCACAGAAAGAACTCCTACTTAATGAGGGCCAAGAAGGGACAAGCACTGGTTTAAGCTCTTTACTACTTCACATAATCCTCAAAAAGAGCCCCGACAAGGAGCTCCTAGTTGAGAACAAGGACAGGATCGCAGGTCTGACGTCAGAGTCTATCTTCCTAACCATTACACCATCAGCTAAGCCAAAACTCCAGCCGGCTGTCGAGGAGTTCCTTAACACCCAGCACTGAGACAGGGATGCAGGCAGCCAAGCAAACAGCTGAACGAACGGACCCTCCTACAGTGACTCCAGAAAACAGCTCGGCGGGATGCCTGAAAAGCCTTTAAACTTGCTTAAGAGGACAGAGCTggggaaataaacagaaatgCAAAGATTTCTAACACGGCTATTCACCACAGTATTATTTAGATAAGTGCTGGAATAagcaaaatattcagaaataggGGGTGTGAATGCAGTTGCTTGAGGGAATTTTTTTGCCTTCCACTGTGCTAAGGAGCAAAAAGCTTGTTCCTCTCCCATTCAGCCACACAGTTGAACTGACCAAAGCAGTGGTTATGTAGAAGCCTAGCCCCTGCTGATCAGGCAGGAATTTGTAAGTTATTTATATACTGCTGAACCAGGGCCCAGACATGTACACAGATTTtatggggaaaaaacaacaaaacaagaaaaacatctTATGTCCATGGGAGACTGGATTCAAATGGAAAACCAGCAGATGTGGTCTATAGACTGAAAGAAATCCATAGGAATGTGATGTCGCAAACTTTACCAACTGCCACAGTAAGCTTCACCATGCTGATGCTCACGCCATCTAAATGACGGTGTGGTGTCCAGGTGAGGGGACTGCTTTCTAACAGCAACCAGGCTTTAAGGACATTCGTGCAGATTTTTGTCCTTGCTCCTGAGTGCTCCGGTGCAAATAACTTCTACGTTCACAATGCTCTCTTCAGATACCAACATGAGGTCTTTGGTGACTTTGTCACTGAGCCTCAGGAGGAGCTGAGGCAGAAGTGgaggaacagaagaaaaagacAGTGGACACCAGAGGTGCTACCTGATGATTCTGGAACTTTCTGTGATCACACTGTCCACAATGACTTGGAAAAACATTTAGAGGAACCTAAATCCTGAACCAGAACTGAAGCAAGAACCCATATCtgaaatccaaaaggaaaaatctgaaCCAGTATTAGAAGAAACTGCTCCTGAGGATGCTCAGAAAAATTCTTCTCCAGCACCTACAGACATAGCTCAGACTGTACAGGAAAACTTGACATTTCCTGGTCATCTATGACTAGTAAGAACCTTCCACGCAGTGGCGCAGTTCTAGATACTGGGATACCACCTCGTGTGATTAAAGTAAGCCTGAATCTCAGATTCCACCACAGAGGCCTCAGAGGGATCAAAGAGTGTGAGAACAAGGAATAAATATTCCTCCACAGAGGGGACCTAGACCAGTCCTTGAGGCTGGTGAGCAAGGGGATGTTGAACCCTGAAGAATTGTGACACCCTGACAGTCACCAGCTCTTAACTGGCATCAGCCTCATGAGATGGACAAACCCTAacttaaagatttctttcttaattaTGGGAATGTAGTGGAGCTGTGCATTGATAGCTGTGGGAGATTACCTAATTTCGGTTTTGTTGTGTTTGATGACTCTGAACCTGTTCAGAAGGTCCTTGGAACAGGCTCTCATGTTGAAAGGTGAGGTTCGTCTGAATGTGGAGAAGACTTGAGCAGCCCTCCTCTCAGAGGCATGGTACAGAAACCAGGATTTGGAGTGGGAAGGGAATTGCTCCAAGGCAGTGAATGAATTGCTCTTCGCTGATCTTCTTGCAGCTGTTCAAACCCTAGGTCCTGCAGAATAGTGAATTTCTTCAGCCTTTGATATCCTGGAGTATGAGCCTAGTCCAggagttcttaactttttttgttccatggacccctctgccagtcaggtgaaaatcatggactCCTCAGAATGTAGcaacagatagttttatgacactcaacatcggaGGTCAAATAAAGATGATTGTTTTTAATtaaagctcatggacccctgaaatctttccatggacccctgtggacccctggttaagaaccctggccttttaatgtgacattttgtgtgatcttttaaaaaaagaccgaaaaaaaacaagaacaaaaacaacca encodes the following:
- the LOC101428984 gene encoding kynurenine--oxoglutarate transaminase 1 isoform X5, which codes for MAKRLQARRLEGIDQNPWVEFVKLASEHESVNLGQGFPDFAPPDFAVEALQHAVSGDPMLNQYTKAFGYPPLANILASFFGKLLGQEMDPLKNVLITVGAYGALFTAFQALVDEGDEVIIIEPSFDCYEPMTLMAGGRPVFVALRPGSIQDGELDSSSNWQLDPTELASKFTSRTKALVLNTPNNPLGKVFSKAELELVASLCRQHDVLCISDEVYQWLVFDGSQHISIACLPDMWERTLTIGSAGKTFSATGWKVGWVLGPDNLMKHLRTVHQNSVFHCPTQCQAAVAQSFKREQLHFGQPSSYFVQLPQASQRNRDHMIRSLQSVGLRPVIPQGSYFLMADISDFKSKMPNLPGAADEPYDRRFVKWMIKNKGLMAIPASIFYSVPHQKHFDYYIRFCFMKDESTLQAMDQKLQEWKAELRP
- the LOC101428984 gene encoding kynurenine--oxoglutarate transaminase 1 isoform X6, yielding MAPPGKEGWNFAQPVLAPDSHHGQTTAGPKAGRHRPEPLGYPPLANILASFFGKLLGQEMDPLKNVLITVGAYGALFTAFQALVDEGDEVIIIEPSFDCYEPMTLMAGGRPVFVALRPGSIQDGELDSSSNWQLDPTELASKFTSRTKALVLNTPNNPLGKVFSKAELELVASLCRQHDVLCISDEVYQWLVFDGSQHISIACLPDMWERTLTIGSAGKTFSATGWKVGWVLGPDNLMKHLRTVHQNSVFHCPTQCQAAVAQSFKREQLHFGQPSSYFVQLPQASQRNRDHMIRSLQSVGLRPVIPQGSYFLMADISDFKSKMPNLPGAADEPYDRRFVKWMIKNKGLMAIPASIFYSVPHQKHFDYYIRFCFMKDESTLQAMDQKLQEWKAELRP
- the LOC101428984 gene encoding kynurenine--oxoglutarate transaminase 1 isoform X4, which codes for MSTLAWVPRLSVCQDTSLTRHGHDPTSVANRPKSLWLQWEINHCHLCPNRCGACPIPVRHCQFPGRFPKFSFHFLITGEWCERWRSPVFFWDSDLGVEFVKLASEHESVNLGQGFPDFAPPDFAVEALQHAVSGDPMLNQYTKAFGYPPLANILASFFGKLLGQEMDPLKNVLITVGAYGALFTAFQALVDEGDEVIIIEPSFDCYEPMTLMAGGRPVFVALRPGSIQDGELDSSSNWQLDPTELASKFTSRTKALVLNTPNNPLGKVFSKAELELVASLCRQHDVLCISDEVYQWLVFDGSQHISIACLPDMWERTLTIGSAGKTFSATGWKVGWVLGPDNLMKHLRTVHQNSVFHCPTQCQAAVAQSFKREQLHFGQPSSYFVQLPQASQRNRDHMIRSLQSVGLRPVIPQGSYFLMADISDFKSKMPNLPGAADEPYDRRFVKWMIKNKGLMAIPASIFYSVPHQKHFDYYIRFCFMKDESTLQAMDQKLQEWKAELRP
- the LOC101428984 gene encoding kynurenine--oxoglutarate transaminase 1 isoform X2, translated to MFRNAATVSVHLVWPLQGKKAGTSLNRCLHQTLTMAKRLQARRLEGIDQNPWVEFVKLASEHESVNLGQGFPDFAPPDFAVEALQHAVSGDPMLNQYTKAFGYPPLANILASFFGKLLGQEMDPLKNVLITVGAYGALFTAFQALVDEGDEVIIIEPSFDCYEPMTLMAGGRPVFVALRPGSIQDGELDSSSNWQLDPTELASKFTSRTKALVLNTPNNPLGKVFSKAELELVASLCRQHDVLCISDEVYQWLVFDGSQHISIACLPDMWERTLTIGSAGKTFSATGWKAAVAQSFKREQLHFGQPSSYFVQLPQASQRNRDHMIRSLQSVGLRPVIPQGSYFLMADISDFKSKMPNLPGAADEPYDRRFVKWMIKNKGLMAIPASIFYSVPHQKHFDYYIRFCFMKDESTLQAMDQKLQEWKAELRP
- the LOC101428984 gene encoding kynurenine--oxoglutarate transaminase 1 isoform X1: MFRNAATVSVHLVWPLQGKKAGTSLNRCLHQTLTMAKRLQARRLEGIDQNPWVEFVKLASEHESVNLGQGFPDFAPPDFAVEALQHAVSGDPMLNQYTKAFGYPPLANILASFFGKLLGQEMDPLKNVLITVGAYGALFTAFQALVDEGDEVIIIEPSFDCYEPMTLMAGGRPVFVALRPGSIQDGELDSSSNWQLDPTELASKFTSRTKALVLNTPNNPLGKVFSKAELELVASLCRQHDVLCISDEVYQWLVFDGSQHISIACLPDMWERTLTIGSAGKTFSATGWKVGWVLGPDNLMKHLRTVHQNSVFHCPTQCQAAVAQSFKREQLHFGQPSSYFVQLPQASQRNRDHMIRSLQSVGLRPVIPQGSYFLMADISDFKSKMPNLPGAADEPYDRRFVKWMIKNKGLMAIPASIFYSVPHQKHFDYYIRFCFMKDESTLQAMDQKLQEWKAELRP
- the LOC101428984 gene encoding kynurenine--oxoglutarate transaminase 1 isoform X7, whose protein sequence is MLNQYTKAFGYPPLANILASFFGKLLGQEMDPLKNVLITVGAYGALFTAFQALVDEGDEVIIIEPSFDCYEPMTLMAGGRPVFVALRPGSIQDGELDSSSNWQLDPTELASKFTSRTKALVLNTPNNPLGKVFSKAELELVASLCRQHDVLCISDEVYQWLVFDGSQHISIACLPDMWERTLTIGSAGKTFSATGWKVGWVLGPDNLMKHLRTVHQNSVFHCPTQCQAAVAQSFKREQLHFGQPSSYFVQLPQASQRNRDHMIRSLQSVGLRPVIPQGSYFLMADISDFKSKMPNLPGAADEPYDRRFVKWMIKNKGLMAIPASIFYSVPHQKHFDYYIRFCFMKDESTLQAMDQKLQEWKAELRP
- the LOC101428984 gene encoding kynurenine--oxoglutarate transaminase 1 isoform X3; its protein translation is MFRNAATVSVHLVWPLQGKKAGTSLNRCLHQTLTMAKRLQARRLEGIDQNPWVEFVKLASEHESVNLGQGFPDFAPPDFAVEALQHAVSGDPMLNQYTKAFGYPPLANILASFFGKLLGQEMDPLKNVLITVGAYGALFTAFQALVDEGDEVIIIEPSFDCYEPMTLMAGGRPVFVALRPVFSKAELELVASLCRQHDVLCISDEVYQWLVFDGSQHISIACLPDMWERTLTIGSAGKTFSATGWKVGWVLGPDNLMKHLRTVHQNSVFHCPTQCQAAVAQSFKREQLHFGQPSSYFVQLPQASQRNRDHMIRSLQSVGLRPVIPQGSYFLMADISDFKSKMPNLPGAADEPYDRRFVKWMIKNKGLMAIPASIFYSVPHQKHFDYYIRFCFMKDESTLQAMDQKLQEWKAELRP
- the LOC101428539 gene encoding endonuclease G, mitochondrial-like isoform X1: MRALRAGLALALGAGLGAAAEHWRGRRAGARGAPGLLGRLPVLPVAAAELPSVPAVPGPGELAKYGLPGLAQLKSRESYVLCYDPRTRGALWVVEQLRPERLRGDGDRRSCDFREDDSVHVYHRATNADYRGSGFDRGHLAAAANHRWSQKAMDDTFYLSNVSPQVAPRPSRGTPPQPECLEPPGKVQPQLDPHLPECLCVHRATLPAQVRPPTHLQPPSYHSTPSSYYSDFLKVCPSPCLGSPMLFPQPERPPRHPPIPLLFCTQGHQALSLPLLLSPLSFVISTQPNLCSTQI
- the LOC101428539 gene encoding endonuclease G, mitochondrial-like isoform X2 encodes the protein MRALRAGLALALGAGLGAAAEHWRGRRAGARGAPGLLGRLPVLPVAAAELPSVPAVPGPGELAKYGLPGLAQLKSRESYVLCYDPRTRGALWVVEQLRPERLRGDGDRRSCDFREDDSVHVYHRATNADYRGSGFDRGHLAAAANHRWSQKAMDDTFYLSNVSPQVPHLNQNAWNHLEKYSRSLTRTYQNVYVCTGPLFLPR